The proteins below come from a single Tenuifilum thalassicum genomic window:
- a CDS encoding GatB/YqeY domain-containing protein produces MTLEERINQDIKAAMLAKDKVRLGVLRAIKSAILLAKTEGEHKDQLTPDVEMKILQKQYKQRKDSAEQYMQAGRPELADNELAEASVIEEYLPKMLSEEELKEEVKKIIAQVGAKSPSDMGKVMGVATKTLAGKAEGKAIADMVKSMLATGA; encoded by the coding sequence ATGACGTTAGAAGAGAGAATTAACCAGGATATCAAGGCAGCCATGCTGGCAAAGGATAAGGTACGCCTTGGAGTTCTAAGAGCGATAAAAAGTGCAATTCTTCTTGCAAAGACCGAAGGAGAACACAAGGACCAGCTCACACCAGATGTTGAAATGAAAATCCTTCAGAAACAATATAAGCAAAGGAAAGATTCAGCCGAACAGTATATGCAGGCGGGTCGGCCAGAGTTGGCCGATAATGAGTTGGCCGAGGCCTCAGTAATAGAAGAGTACCTGCCTAAAATGTTAAGCGAAGAGGAACTCAAAGAAGAAGTAAAAAAGATAATAGCCCAGGTTGGTGCAAAATCGCCTTCCGATATGGGAAAGGTTATGGGAGTTGCTACCAAAACCCTTGCGGGTAAGGCCGAAGGCAAAGCTATTGCCGACATGGTTAAAAGCATGCTGGCTACAGGCGCTTAA
- a CDS encoding DUF2185 domain-containing protein: MANFKYKVKPEEVKDLIPSGRYCYASDKITVDGELVGYMHRETPEEAEDSGWRFYSGTEDEEYVENPYHFMMFDLNYIANCDPAIIPYLKSKTGLELERVEGTDEFRPVQD, encoded by the coding sequence ATGGCTAATTTTAAATATAAGGTTAAACCAGAGGAGGTTAAGGATTTGATTCCTTCGGGGCGATACTGTTATGCTTCCGATAAGATAACTGTTGATGGCGAGCTTGTGGGCTATATGCATCGTGAAACTCCCGAGGAGGCTGAAGATAGCGGTTGGCGGTTTTATTCGGGTACAGAGGATGAGGAGTACGTAGAGAACCCTTATCACTTTATGATGTTCGATTTGAACTACATAGCCAACTGCGACCCGGCTATTATCCCTTACCTGAAATCAAAAACCGGGTTGGAGTTGGAGCGAGTAGAAGGAACCGATGAATTTAGGCCTGTTCAGGATTAA